A genomic stretch from Chroogloeocystis siderophila 5.2 s.c.1 includes:
- a CDS encoding acyl-CoA thioesterase has translation MQPFTTQLRVRHYEMDALGHVNNSVYQHYLEQAAIEHLEHLGFSLDVYRELGGVFVMRRIEIDYLRPAIAGDTLEVRTWLQEMRGTRAIRRYEIRKSGNDHLLVTAEALWVWVDAVSMRPRPIPGVLLDAFVQMQHS, from the coding sequence ATGCAACCATTTACAACACAACTACGGGTACGCCATTATGAAATGGATGCCTTGGGTCACGTCAACAACTCAGTTTATCAACATTACCTCGAACAAGCGGCGATCGAACATTTAGAACATTTGGGCTTTTCTTTGGATGTCTATCGCGAACTCGGTGGTGTGTTTGTCATGCGCCGGATTGAGATCGATTATCTGCGTCCGGCGATCGCGGGTGACACGCTAGAGGTACGTACTTGGTTGCAAGAAATGCGCGGTACACGGGCGATTCGGCGTTATGAAATTCGTAAATCTGGCAACGATCACTTATTAGTCACAGCCGAAGCCTTGTGGGTATGGGTGGACGCAGTGTCGATGCGCCCTAGACCCATTCCTGGTGTGTTACTCGATGCTTTTGTACAGATGCAGCATTCTTGA
- a CDS encoding Kelch repeat-containing protein, whose translation MLNTVKSLAATEIKWTTVAPSPVGTGEAMSAVVGGKLYQLGGYTSQWRPTNRVDVYDPVTNTWKRLADIPIRITHAGVAADAGNIYLAGGYVGKPEGGQLFATRKVLRYNIATNTWSEMPPLPQARGSGGFSNLKRELHFFGGADLNRIDRGDHWILKLDNMAAGWQTAAPLPNPRSHLGDAIVNGKIYAIGGQHSYDDYLTTQNTVHAWNPTTKQWTRVANLPQGRSHIGAATFVINGEIYLVGGEVRHKLAVKKVTVYNPKTNSWRELTPLPTQRHSGVGGFINGSIYYSSGAPAFDKTVYRGRFQFVS comes from the coding sequence GTGTTAAATACAGTTAAATCTTTAGCTGCAACTGAAATTAAGTGGACTACGGTTGCACCTTCGCCGGTGGGGACTGGAGAGGCAATGAGTGCAGTCGTTGGTGGAAAATTATATCAATTAGGTGGATATACTTCTCAGTGGAGACCAACAAATCGCGTGGATGTATACGATCCTGTAACGAACACTTGGAAGCGTCTTGCAGATATACCAATTAGAATTACCCACGCAGGAGTGGCTGCTGACGCAGGAAATATTTATTTAGCAGGCGGGTATGTTGGCAAACCAGAAGGCGGACAACTATTTGCAACAAGAAAAGTTTTACGCTACAATATTGCCACGAATACTTGGTCAGAAATGCCACCATTACCACAAGCTAGAGGTAGCGGTGGCTTTAGTAATCTGAAAAGAGAATTGCATTTCTTTGGTGGAGCAGATCTTAATAGAATTGACCGTGGCGATCATTGGATACTCAAGCTTGATAATATGGCTGCTGGTTGGCAAACAGCGGCTCCATTACCCAATCCACGATCGCACTTAGGAGATGCGATTGTCAACGGTAAGATTTATGCGATCGGCGGGCAGCATAGTTATGATGACTACTTGACAACACAAAATACAGTCCACGCTTGGAATCCCACAACGAAGCAGTGGACTAGAGTCGCGAATTTACCGCAAGGTCGCAGTCATATTGGGGCTGCGACTTTTGTCATTAATGGAGAAATATATTTAGTGGGTGGCGAAGTTCGACACAAGCTAGCAGTTAAGAAGGTAACGGTATATAATCCTAAGACTAATTCGTGGCGTGAATTAACTCCACTACCGACTCAACGTCACTCTGGTGTTGGTGGTTTTATCAATGGTAGTATCTACTACTCTTCCGGCGCTCCAGCTTTTGATAAAACAGTTTACCGAGGTAGATTTCAGTTTGTAAGTTAA
- a CDS encoding ankyrin repeat domain-containing protein → MSVTKDISLLRAVKCGDIRQIHALLSAGASVNASDGDGTTALMFAAQRGYTEIVRLLLANGADVNRQRKLYSLTPLMLAAAANHLDIVETLLAHGANVNAINEDGSTALMIAALKGHANIVRVLLNAGAKADIRDRDDDTALKLAVQQQHVDVVQALVASGTLDVNLQDEQGETILMQAVDLGVTEVVEALLHAKADANLKNIDGGSPLAAAAAGGYTAIATALLTAGAEINAKDQDGETPLHLAVVEGHTEVVQLLLSRGADVEARNSLGDTPLMVAALHGHRAIVAVLLAQARNIDKDILNIKNLGETPLTLAATQGHADTVQLLLDYGADPNLSADDGKTALMKAADRNQIEVIECLLKSGAKVDLQDKYHATALMWAAHRGFADAVEILLQAGADVTLKNIAGYTALMLAEFNGYKNVVRSLKAAGADE, encoded by the coding sequence ATGAGTGTGACAAAAGACATCTCATTACTCAGGGCAGTTAAATGTGGTGACATTCGACAAATCCACGCACTGCTGAGCGCGGGTGCAAGTGTGAATGCTAGTGATGGCGACGGTACAACCGCCTTGATGTTTGCTGCTCAACGCGGCTATACCGAAATTGTCCGATTATTACTTGCAAACGGGGCTGACGTTAATCGCCAAAGAAAGCTTTATAGCTTGACGCCACTGATGTTAGCCGCAGCAGCAAATCACCTTGATATCGTAGAAACGCTACTAGCACACGGCGCAAATGTAAATGCGATTAATGAGGATGGTAGCACCGCCTTGATGATCGCCGCGCTCAAAGGTCATGCCAATATAGTACGCGTATTACTTAATGCAGGTGCCAAAGCTGATATTCGCGATCGCGATGATGATACTGCGCTCAAGTTGGCTGTGCAGCAACAGCACGTTGATGTTGTTCAAGCGCTGGTAGCATCTGGAACACTCGATGTTAATCTCCAAGATGAACAAGGCGAAACAATACTCATGCAAGCTGTCGATCTTGGTGTAACGGAGGTTGTAGAAGCACTACTACACGCAAAAGCAGATGCAAATTTAAAAAATATTGATGGTGGTAGTCCGTTAGCCGCCGCCGCCGCAGGGGGATACACGGCGATCGCAACTGCATTACTCACTGCTGGCGCTGAAATTAATGCCAAAGACCAAGACGGCGAGACGCCACTACATCTAGCCGTTGTTGAAGGACATACTGAAGTCGTCCAACTCTTGCTAAGTCGTGGTGCTGATGTTGAAGCGAGAAATTCTTTAGGCGATACACCTTTAATGGTTGCAGCATTGCATGGACATCGTGCGATTGTTGCTGTGTTGTTAGCGCAAGCACGCAACATAGATAAAGATATATTGAATATTAAAAACTTAGGTGAAACGCCGCTAACACTCGCCGCGACTCAAGGACATGCCGATACAGTGCAGTTGTTACTTGACTACGGTGCTGATCCTAATTTATCGGCCGATGATGGCAAAACAGCGTTGATGAAAGCCGCTGATCGCAATCAGATTGAGGTCATTGAGTGCTTACTCAAATCAGGAGCGAAGGTTGATCTGCAAGACAAATATCATGCTACTGCTTTGATGTGGGCAGCACACCGAGGTTTTGCGGATGCTGTGGAAATACTACTTCAAGCAGGGGCAGATGTCACGTTGAAAAATATCGCAGGTTACACAGCTTTGATGCTTGCAGAATTTAACGGGTATAAAAATGTTGTGCGATCGCTTAAAGCTGCTGGTGCGGACGAATAA
- a CDS encoding DUF4079 domain-containing protein, giving the protein MELSQDVKFWLNFIHPVLMWGLLAASFYALYLGVQVRRTRYAEGEVKKELIKGRYNVKHYQIGSVILALMVLGTLAAMGVTYINNQKLFLGPHLLVGLAMTGIIAVSASLSPFMQKGQNWARYTHIVLNSVLLALFSWQAVSGVQIIQNILSKR; this is encoded by the coding sequence ATGGAACTTTCACAAGACGTAAAATTTTGGCTAAATTTCATTCACCCTGTTTTGATGTGGGGTTTACTCGCAGCTTCATTTTATGCGCTGTATTTGGGCGTACAAGTCAGACGCACGCGCTACGCCGAGGGTGAAGTTAAGAAAGAGTTAATTAAAGGCAGATACAACGTTAAACACTATCAAATTGGCTCGGTCATCTTGGCACTGATGGTTTTAGGGACACTTGCTGCGATGGGTGTTACCTATATCAACAATCAAAAGTTGTTTCTTGGACCTCACCTCTTAGTCGGACTAGCTATGACAGGGATAATTGCCGTTTCCGCAAGTCTCTCACCGTTTATGCAAAAAGGTCAGAACTGGGCGCGTTACACTCACATTGTTTTAAATTCTGTTTTACTCGCTTTATTCAGTTGGCAAGCAGTCAGTGGCGTACAAATTATCCAAAACATCCTTAGCAAGCGATAA